In Vibrio mangrovi, the DNA window CCGCCAAAGTTGTGGGACGGGAAAAAAATCTTTTCTCCATCTATAACAAGATGAAAACCAAAGAGCAGCGGTTCCATAGTATTATGGATATCTATGCTTTCCGGATTATCGTTGATACTGCAGATACCTGTTATCGGGTACTCGGTCAGGTTCATAGCCTGTATAAACCGCGTCCGGGACGTATCAAAGACTATATTGCCGTACCAAAAGCCAACGGTTATCAGTCTATTCATACCTCAATGGTTGGTCCGCACGGTGTCCCGGTTGAAGTACAGATCCGGACAGATGACATGGACCAGATGGCCGATAAAGGGGTTGCAGCACACTGGTCTTACAAAGGCAACAGCGAACGCACCGGTACCACAGCTCAGGTCAAAGCCCAGCGCTGGATGCAAAGCCTGCTGGAACTACAACAAAGCGCCGGGAACTCATTTGAATTCATTGAAAACGTTAAATCCGATCTGTTCCCGGATGAGATTTACGTCTTCACCCCGAAAGGACGCATCGTTGAATTACCAGCGGATGCAACAGCCGTTGACTTCGCCTATGCGGTTCATACTGACGTCGGGAACACTTGTGTCGGAGCCCGGGTTGATCGAAATCCCTATCCGCTGAGTAAATCGCTGAAAAACGGCCAGACCGTAGAAATCATCAGTGCACCGGGCGCGCGCCCGAATGCAGCCTGGCTCAACTATGTGGTCACTTCCCGGGCCCGGACCAAAATTCGTCAGGTGCTGAAAACCATGCGCAGGGAAGAATCGATCACCCTTGGTCGGCGCTTGTTGAATCACGCACTTGGCGAACAGACAATTAACAGTATTGAACCGGAAAACATCCAGAAAGTCCTGTCCGAACTCAAAATGGAACAACTGGATGATATGCTGGCAGCAATTGGTCTGGGTGAACTAATGAGTATTGTCATTGCCCGCCGCTTGCTAGGCAACACTGACGATCTCACTGTCAATGAGAGTAACCGGCCGAAGCGGAAACTGCCGATTCGGGGAGCCGATGGTATTCTGCTGAATTTTGCCAACTGTTGTCATCCGATCCCGGATGATCATATTGTGGCTCATATTTCACCGGGAAAAGGTCTTGTCGTCCACCGCGAAACCTGTGCAAATGTACGGGGTTATCAACGTGAACCGGAAAAATATATGGCCGTCGAATGGTCCAATGATTACGAGCAGGAATTTATCACTGAGCTGAAAATCGACATGCTGAATCATCAGGGAGCACTGGCTGAATTAACCAATGTCATTTCTCAGACCGGCTCAAACATTCACGGCATTTCAACGGAAGAAAGAGACGGGCGTCTGTATACCATCACGGTATTACTGACAACCAAAGACCGGATTCATCTGGCAGGTATCATGCGTAGAATTCGCGTTATGCCTCATGCATTGAAAGTCCGCCGTAAGCGTAGCTAATCTCTCTTGCAGAAATCATCAACAGACATCCGGTCCGGATGTCTGTTTTCTGTCTTCGCGACAATTTACTTTCAGATGCCATGACCTTCTACCACAATTAATCGGTAAGAATGCGATCAACCTTGAACAAAAGCATAAAAAAACCTGTACAAAAAAACAGTTCAGTGGTTGAATATTTGACAACTCAATGCATTACGAACAATCGATCATGTCGCAATTGCTTTCAGCCATTCCGTTAACATCACTTTCAGGCGTCGGGGCCAAAGTCGCTGAAAAACTCAGCCGGATTGGCCTGAATAGCGTACAGGATCTCCTGTTCCACCTTCCCCTCCGCTATGAAGACAGAACCCGGGTTTACCCCATCGCCCAGCTCCATCCGGGTTTATGGTGTGCAACTCAGGGAGAAGTGATGCAGACCAATACGGTCTTCGGCCGCAAGAAGATGCTGACGGTTAAAATCAGTGATGGACATGGCTCACTGACATTGCGTTTTTTCAACTTTACAGCGGCGATGAAAAATAATTTTACCGAAGGGAAGTTTGTTCACGCCTACGGTGAAATCAAACGTGGCAGTATCGGTCTTGAAATCATCCATCCCGAATATAAATTCTACACACCGCAGAAACCCATCGATACAGAGGCCTGTCTGACCCCGGTTTATCCGACTACTGATGGTCTCAGGCAACTGACACTTCGCCAGCTCACCGATCAGGCTCTTGAGTTGCTTGATAAAGCCGCCGTACAGGAACTGCTGCCCGAAGGCCTGTATGATCACCAGATCTCTTTATCACATGCACTACACACTATCCATCGTCCCGCAGCTGATATCCAGCTGGAACTGTTTGATCAGGGGCGTCATCCGGCTCAGTTACGTTTAATCATGGAAGAATTGCTGGCACAGAATCTATCGATGCTGGCAGTCCGGCACCGAGGACAACAGGATCAGGCTCTGCCTCTTCCACCTGTCGAGAAATACAAGCAGCAGTTACTGGCACAACTTCCCTTCAGCCCGACCGGTGCTCAGGGTCGAGTGGTCCGGGAGATAGAATCCGATCTGGAAAAAACACATCCCATGATGCGACTGGTTCAGGGCGATGTCGGTTCAGGAAAAACGCTAGTTGCAGCCATGACAGCCTTACGGGCAATTGAACACGGTTATCAGGTCGCACTGATGGCACCGACAGAACTGCTGGCAGAGCAGCACGCGATCAATTTTGCCAACTGGTTCGAAAGTATGGGTCTGCGTGTCGGCTGGCTGGCCGGAAAACTGAAAGGGAAAGCCAGAGAGCAGGCTCTGGCTGATATCGCCTCTGGTGCAGTTCATATGGTGGTTGGCACCCATGCCTTATTTCAGGAACAGGTTGCTTTTCACCACCTCGCACTGGTAATTATCGATGAGCAACACCGGTTTGGCGTTCACCAGCGTTTGGAACTTCGGGAAAAAGGGGCCAAAGATGGCTGTTTTCCTCACCAATTGATCATGACCGCCACACCGATTCCCCGCACGCTGGCAATGACTGCCTATGCGGATCTGGAAACGTCAGTTATCGATGAACTTCCTCCCGGCCGAACACCTATTCAGACCGTTGCGATTCCGGACACCAAGCGAGATGATGTTATCGAACGGGTTCGCCATGCATGCCTGACAGAAGGAAAACAAGCTTACTGGGTTTGTACCCTGATCGATGAATCCGAGATTCTCGAAGCTCAGGCTGCTGAAGAAGTTACTCAACTGTTGCAACAACAGTTGCCGGGTGTGCGAATCGGTCTGGTCCACGGGCGAATGAAACCGGCAGAAAAACAGCAGGTGATGCAGGATTTTAAAGAAAACCAGCTTCATCTGTTGGTGGCTACGACAGTGATTGAAGTCGGAGTTGATGTCCCGAATGCCAGCCTGATGATTATTGAAAACCCGGAGCGGCTTGGTCTGGCCCAGCTCCACCAGCTCAGAGGCCGGGTCGGCCGGGGTTCCGTTGCCAGCCATTGCGTCCTGCTTTATCACCCGCCACTCTCGAAAACCGCCCAAAAACGACTGGGTGTCATGCGTGAAAGCAACGATGGCTTTATCATTGCCCAGCGCGATCTGGAAATCCGTGGTCCCGGAGAACTGCTTGGCACCAAACAAACCGGACTGGCTGATTTCAAAATTGCCGATCTGGTCCGCGATCAGCAACTCATTCCGGAAGTACAGCGTATCGCCCGGCATATTCACGATCGTTACCCGACCAATGCCGCTGCAATTATTGATCGCTGGCTTGGGGAACGAGATGTCTATGCAAAAGCATGAGAATCAAACTTTTTGCATCATACCCCAGAAACCAAAGAACGATGAATTATACTCTCCGAAAACGGATTCTTAACTTCGCTCACTCACCGGGAAACTAATCTGGACTTTTAAACCACCTTCGGAACGGTTGGTCATGGAAACACTGCCCTGATGCTGACTGACAATCCGCTTCACGATTGCAAGCCCAAGCCCAGAACCTTCGCTGCCCCGGGCTGAATCTCCCCTTGTGAACGGCTCGAATACCTTATCCATCTGAGCTTCACTAATACCTGGGCCATTATCTTCCACACAGATCCACACCAGACGACTATCTGCCGTCATCCCCGAGCTTACCTTAATCCAACCATTGCCATAACGCATTGCATTCACAATCAGATTACTCAGTGCTCGTTTTATCGCGATGCTGTGACCGAATGCCGGTTTGATCGGCTCAGCCAGTTCGGTGATGACTTCACCAATCCGGTCTCCGGGCTTCGCAACCTCCAGTATCAGATCATTAACAGCCACCGGTTGAAAAGTCTGCGCATCAATCGGTTTAAGATAATCCATAAACTGACTGATGATCTCATTACACTCTTCAGTATCACTGATAATTCCTTCTGCCAGATAACGGTCTTCAGGAGACATCATCTCGGTTGCCAGACGGATCCGTGTCAGTGGTGTGCGCAAATCATGGCTGATACCAGCCATCAACAGCGCCCTGTCCTCTTCCAGTGCCTGAATCCCTTTTGCCATTTGATTGAACGTCCGGGTAACAGAACGAATTTCTGAAGAACCTTTTTCAATCAACGGTGGCGGTATTTCCCCCCGACCGACAGCTTTTGCGGCTTTCTCCAGCCGGATTAACGGCCGGTTCTGCCAGCGAATAAATAACCAGCCACCAAATAAAATCAGGCTGGCCATCATCAGGCTATTCCAGAAGAGTGGCAGAAAGTCCTCTTCCTGCAATTCCGATAAAGGGATCCGGAACAACACTTCAGGAAGCGCATCGATCTTCATCCACAATACATAGCTATCAGCACCAAGACTCATCCGGACATCGGTCGGCGATCCCAGTTCATGACTCATTTCTTCACACATTAAATCAATCGACGTAGCCTGCTGATAAGCATCCTCCGCGCTACCATGTGCTGGGTGAACTGTCACACCCAACTTCTCCAGAACCTGACGTCGCATCAGGGCATTCAGTGGAATATCCTGACTCTTACCCATCGTATCATCCAG includes these proteins:
- the spoT gene encoding bifunctional GTP diphosphokinase/guanosine-3',5'-bis pyrophosphate 3'-pyrophosphohydrolase — protein: MYLFDSLKAVAQEYLTEPQIEALRHSYVVARDAHEGQTRSSGEPYIIHPVAVARILAEMRLDLETLQAALLHDVIEDTEVTKEELETKFGTSVAELVDGVSKLDKLKFRDRKEAQAENFRKMVLAMVQDIRVILIKLSDRTHNMRTLGALRPDKKRRIARETLEIYAPLAHRLGIHNIKVELEELGFEALYPNRYRVLKNVVKSARGNRKEMIQRIHSEIEGRLQEVGLTAKVVGREKNLFSIYNKMKTKEQRFHSIMDIYAFRIIVDTADTCYRVLGQVHSLYKPRPGRIKDYIAVPKANGYQSIHTSMVGPHGVPVEVQIRTDDMDQMADKGVAAHWSYKGNSERTGTTAQVKAQRWMQSLLELQQSAGNSFEFIENVKSDLFPDEIYVFTPKGRIVELPADATAVDFAYAVHTDVGNTCVGARVDRNPYPLSKSLKNGQTVEIISAPGARPNAAWLNYVVTSRARTKIRQVLKTMRREESITLGRRLLNHALGEQTINSIEPENIQKVLSELKMEQLDDMLAAIGLGELMSIVIARRLLGNTDDLTVNESNRPKRKLPIRGADGILLNFANCCHPIPDDHIVAHISPGKGLVVHRETCANVRGYQREPEKYMAVEWSNDYEQEFITELKIDMLNHQGALAELTNVISQTGSNIHGISTEERDGRLYTITVLLTTKDRIHLAGIMRRIRVMPHALKVRRKRS
- the recG gene encoding ATP-dependent DNA helicase RecG produces the protein MSQLLSAIPLTSLSGVGAKVAEKLSRIGLNSVQDLLFHLPLRYEDRTRVYPIAQLHPGLWCATQGEVMQTNTVFGRKKMLTVKISDGHGSLTLRFFNFTAAMKNNFTEGKFVHAYGEIKRGSIGLEIIHPEYKFYTPQKPIDTEACLTPVYPTTDGLRQLTLRQLTDQALELLDKAAVQELLPEGLYDHQISLSHALHTIHRPAADIQLELFDQGRHPAQLRLIMEELLAQNLSMLAVRHRGQQDQALPLPPVEKYKQQLLAQLPFSPTGAQGRVVREIESDLEKTHPMMRLVQGDVGSGKTLVAAMTALRAIEHGYQVALMAPTELLAEQHAINFANWFESMGLRVGWLAGKLKGKAREQALADIASGAVHMVVGTHALFQEQVAFHHLALVIIDEQHRFGVHQRLELREKGAKDGCFPHQLIMTATPIPRTLAMTAYADLETSVIDELPPGRTPIQTVAIPDTKRDDVIERVRHACLTEGKQAYWVCTLIDESEILEAQAAEEVTQLLQQQLPGVRIGLVHGRMKPAEKQQVMQDFKENQLHLLVATTVIEVGVDVPNASLMIIENPERLGLAQLHQLRGRVGRGSVASHCVLLYHPPLSKTAQKRLGVMRESNDGFIIAQRDLEIRGPGELLGTKQTGLADFKIADLVRDQQLIPEVQRIARHIHDRYPTNAAAIIDRWLGERDVYAKA
- the envZ gene encoding two-component system sensor histidine kinase EnvZ, translating into MRARSSFTQTILLFLVLLVANQLYSYYAVFHYALLPSLQQFNKILSHEIRLVLDDTMGKSQDIPLNALMRRQVLEKLGVTVHPAHGSAEDAYQQATSIDLMCEEMSHELGSPTDVRMSLGADSYVLWMKIDALPEVLFRIPLSELQEEDFLPLFWNSLMMASLILFGGWLFIRWQNRPLIRLEKAAKAVGRGEIPPPLIEKGSSEIRSVTRTFNQMAKGIQALEEDRALLMAGISHDLRTPLTRIRLATEMMSPEDRYLAEGIISDTEECNEIISQFMDYLKPIDAQTFQPVAVNDLILEVAKPGDRIGEVITELAEPIKPAFGHSIAIKRALSNLIVNAMRYGNGWIKVSSGMTADSRLVWICVEDNGPGISEAQMDKVFEPFTRGDSARGSEGSGLGLAIVKRIVSQHQGSVSMTNRSEGGLKVQISFPVSERS